The stretch of DNA TTCGAGGGAATCGTCGTGAACCATTATTAAAAGGAGTGAAGACAGTGAGTCAGGATATGGAAATGAACGATCAAATGCAGGTGCGTCTCGGTAAGATGAACGCCATGCGTGAACAAGGTCTCGATCCATTCGGCGCACGTTTTGAACGTTCGACGGATACGGCGAGCATTCGTGCATCATTTGGTGAACATACAAAAGAAGAATTGGCTGAACTGAAACCGGAAGTAGCGATCGCAGGTCGTGTCATGACGACGCGCCGTAAAGGAAAGGTTGGCTTTACGAACGTTCAGGATGTTCAAGGTCAAATTCAGTTGTATGTCCGTAAAGATGATGTTGGGGAAGATGCCTATGAAATTTATAAGACATGTGACTTAGGTGACATCGTCGGAATTCAAGGATACGTGTTTAAGACGAATGTTGGTGAACTTTCTGTTCACGTCACAGCATTTACGTTATTAACAAAAGCACTACGTCCACTTCCGGATAAATATCACGGATTAAAAGATATCGAACAACGTTATCGTCAGCGTTACCTTGACCTCATTACGAACCAAGAATCACGTGAGACATTCATCGCACGGAGTAAAGTCATTCGCGGCATTCGTCAATATCTTGATAACTTAGGATACTTGGAAGTCGAAACACCAATGTTGCATACGATCGCGGGTGGAGCGTCGGCTCGTCCGTTCATCACGCATCATAATGCACTCGACATGACGCTTTACATGCGAATTGCGATCGAACTCCATTTGAAACGTTTGATCGTCGGTGGACTTGAGAAAGTCTACGAAATCGGTCGCGTGTTCCGTAATGAAGGAATTTCAACGCGTCACAACCCAGAATTTACGATGATCGAACTATATGAAGCGTATGCTGACTATAAAGACATCATGAACTTAACAGAGAACCTGATTGCTCATGTTTCGCAAGAAGTACTCGGTACAACACAGGTCACTTACGGAGAAGACATCATTGATCTATCTGTGGGTTGGAAACGTGCGCACATGGTTGATCTCGTTAAAGAAGCAACAGGTGTCGACTTCTTTGAACAGATTTCAAACGAACGTGCTCTAGAACTCGCGCATGAACACGGTGTAGAAGTCCAGTCGCATATGACGACAGGACACATTCTAAATGAATTCTTTGAACAAAAAGTAGAAGAAACTCTCGTTCAACCAACATTCGTCTATGGTCATCCTGTTGAAGTATCACCATTAGCGAAGAAGAATCCTGAAGATCCACGCTTTACGGATCGCTTTGAATTATTCATCGTCCGTCGTGAACATGCGAATGCCTTCACGGAGTTGAACGATCCAATCGATCAACGTGAACGGTTCGAAGCGCAACTCGTCGAAAAAGAAGCAGGTAACGATGAAGCGCATGAAATGGATACAGACTTCATTGAAGCACTCGAATACGGTATGCCACCAACAGGCGGTCTTGGAATCGGGATTGAT from Exiguobacterium sp. BMC-KP encodes:
- the lysS gene encoding lysine--tRNA ligase — encoded protein: MEMNDQMQVRLGKMNAMREQGLDPFGARFERSTDTASIRASFGEHTKEELAELKPEVAIAGRVMTTRRKGKVGFTNVQDVQGQIQLYVRKDDVGEDAYEIYKTCDLGDIVGIQGYVFKTNVGELSVHVTAFTLLTKALRPLPDKYHGLKDIEQRYRQRYLDLITNQESRETFIARSKVIRGIRQYLDNLGYLEVETPMLHTIAGGASARPFITHHNALDMTLYMRIAIELHLKRLIVGGLEKVYEIGRVFRNEGISTRHNPEFTMIELYEAYADYKDIMNLTENLIAHVSQEVLGTTQVTYGEDIIDLSVGWKRAHMVDLVKEATGVDFFEQISNERALELAHEHGVEVQSHMTTGHILNEFFEQKVEETLVQPTFVYGHPVEVSPLAKKNPEDPRFTDRFELFIVRREHANAFTELNDPIDQRERFEAQLVEKEAGNDEAHEMDTDFIEALEYGMPPTGGLGIGIDRLVMLLTNAPSIRDVLLFPTMRHQQN